AAAGACAATCGATATAATCCCGAAATTGTCCTCCTGTATCACCGTTCACTCAGTGCTAATATTACGAGTCGGTGTACTTGAATCACTGCGGGCATTTCCCACTCGAGTGCTATCCATCACTCTGCCAGTGATGTCGGTACACTATTCGTCCTGTCTCGTATATAAATAACCATACACACCTCTATCTATATACCCGTACACATCTACATCTCGTACATACCCAGGTCAATGTGTACCGTCCCCCTGTCCTCCTTTCCAGTTTCCTTCACCATGCCTCTGTCCATATCTTGTAGATTTCTGCCCATATGTCGTATATATCTGTCCATGTGtcgtatatatttatatatcgtaTATATCTCTGTCCAAATGTCGTATATATCTCTGTCCAAATGTCGTACATATCTCTGTCCAAATGTCGTATATATTTCTGTCCATATATCGTATATACCTCTGTCCATATATCGTATATATCTCTGTCCAAATGTCGTTATCTCTGTCCATATATCGTATATACGTCTGTCCATATGTCGTATATATCTCTGTCCATATATCGTTATACGTCTGTCCATATGTCGTATATATCTCTGCCATATATCGTATATACGTCTGTCCATATGTCGTATATACGTCTGTCCATATGTCGTATATATCTCTGTCCATATGTCGTATATATCTCAGTCCATATGTCGTATATATCTCTGTCCATATGTCGTATATATCTCTGTCCATATATCGTATATATCTCTGTCCATATGTCGTATATACGTCTCTCCATATGTCGTATATATCTCTGTCCATAGGTCGTATATATCTCTGTCCATATATCGTATATATCTCCGTCCATATATCGTATATGTCTCTGTCCATATATCGTATATATCTCTGTCCATAGGTCGTATATATCTCTGTCCATATGTCGTATATATGTCTGTCCATATATCGTATATATCTCTGTCCAAAGGTCGTATATATCTCTGTCCATATATCGTTTATACCTCTGTCCATGTATCGTATATGTCTCTGTCCATATATCGTATATGTCTCTGCCCATATATCGTATATTTAACGTATGTATCTGTCCATATGTCGTATATTTAACGTATATGTCTCTGTCCATATGTGGTATATATCTCTGTCCAAAGGTCGTATATATCTCTGTCCATATATCGTTTATACCTCTGTCCATATATCGTATATGTCTCTGTCCATATATCGTATATATCTCTGCCCATATATCGTATATTTAACGTATGTATCTGTCCATATGTCGTATATTTAACGTATATGTCTCTGTCCATATGTCGAATATATCTCTGTCCATATGTCGTTTATATCGCTGTCCATATATGACGTATATATCTCTGTCCATAtataacgtatatatatatctgtccatGTAAAACGTATATATCTCAGCCCATATTTAACAGATATATCTCTGTCGATGTCTCTGCCCATATATCGCACATTTCCATTTCCACACCTCATTACTCTTACATTGTGAGCTATCTCGTGAATGAAAACTGTGATAATGATACAAAGCATATTGACAGCATTTTCGATATTgagctacatttgtatggcggttATTGTCGATGAAGCAGTAGACGCTTTCCCTTCCTGACCACATGGTCTTGCTCTCACTTCATATTTGCATGAGTCAATATGTAAACttaacttatacatgtatcttgtttGTCCTCCTTTAAgcgattttgattttgatttaacGTCTATGTTTGCTTGATTTTTTGGTTGGCATCTCATAGATCCTTGCTCATAACTGTCTTCGGTCTTCCCCCTTTAAGCAGGTTTTCTTCTTGGCTGCCTCGTATGTTTCATGCAGCTACTCCATATTTATTTGTTTGCCAGATGACGTTGATGGAGCGCTTGTTACCAAATTGAACCTGTCTACAATATTCATTACCACAAACACACCTTGATATTTAACAGCTCGTACACGTCAAACACGCATATGACTCTATGTCGGCCTCGTATCTCCTAGCACTAGAACCACAGATTTCTACAGAATGACATCATCTTGGTTAAGTTGGGATATGCGCGTCCACCCAATATATTGGTGAGTCGACATGATCACGTATTCGTATTGCATACATTTGTCGTATCTACTATCATCATACACGTTCAGGTATTGTTCCTGTTGACGATAACCATACACGTTCAGGTATTGTTCCTGTTGACGATAACCATAAAGTGTCGTTTATTTTAAATAGTTTTAGAATTGTTTCTATGCCTGGAAATGTATATATCAGCTTCCCGTCTACTAAAGTGTAATTTACTGATCTACTCATCATGTCGCATAAATTATTCTAAAGTTTTCAAGGTGAAAGACTTCGAACGTTGACGCATCCTCTAACTCACTAACTCACAACTTTTTAGAATTAAGCACTGCTTTCTCAATTACCTCgaacaagaaaaaaaaccctGACAAAATGAGATAAGTTTGATAGCTTTACTAACATGGTTAGGCATGATGGAGGAGTTTCGGACAGACGAAGTGACGACAAACGCAGCACGTGTTGACCTTGAGGGGCATTGTGTACCATGCAGACTTGCCTTTGTTAATGCAGTAGACGGGTACCCCGTATTCTCGTGTGCCTCCTGGTACACACCTGTACGCTTCACCTGGCCGAATCCACACATTCTTACACTCGTCGTTACTGCagatatgaatattcatatattaGGTTAAGACTTaaggataaaaacaattttactaGCAATCGAATAGAATGTTGATCTTTTATGTAGTAACGGATGTGTAAAAGTTGGACAAGAACAGATAAGGTGATGAGGTACATGTAGATTATAGaaaacacatatataacatCCAAGCTGTACCAGTCAGGAGAGGGAAAAACTGAGAAAAAAATGACTGGTTAGAAACTCCTGTAAAATAATCGTTCTCTAAAAAGGCAGGGGGAAGAAATTTCATTATGAACAGCGTCCAATGAAGTCCTTGGCGTTTTTGTGGATAACGAAGAGCGAATCAATCTCAACATGTAAACTGCAATATAAGCAGAGGAAAAACGTGGATCATTATATATCTCTATGCAAAAAGGAAAAGGCTGTCATTATCAATCACTTACATACATTCCACCGATGGATATTTGAAACTGTTGAATGGACGGGACACTAAACAGAATCTTGAGTTAAAAATGACGTAATTTCCTGTCTGTGTAAATGTCCGTCTCTCGTTACATAGACGCAAGAATGGTGATCCAACCTGCTGTTTCAGCCATCCCCCACAGCTACAACACAAGACGGGTATTATCAGGATCAGTTATCGTCGTCACACCAACATACATGTGTAGGAGGATGACAATTTGTAAAAGTTTCTAGACATTTAATTCTGACACGCATTTCCCCGAATGTTTTCGGACCGTCGTTAGATTAGAAGACGCTCATCC
Above is a window of Pecten maximus chromosome 7, xPecMax1.1, whole genome shotgun sequence DNA encoding:
- the LOC117331077 gene encoding uncharacterized protein LOC117331077, producing the protein MSVSLWFLGVLATLIAVGGNGLLPNTCKFPGVKKFDIGFEKVTNKDNIKLSKRQRSMQNPAASRKKYRGEIWEGTRASLSCGGWLKQQVGSPFLRLCNERRTFTQTGNYVIFNSRFCLVSRPFNSFKYPSVECINDECKNVWIRPGEAYRCVPGGTREYGVPVYCINKGKSAWYTMPLKVNTCCVCRHFVCPKLLHHA